One Acidobacteriota bacterium genomic window, GCACGAGCGTTTCTCCGGCTACTCAAAACTCACAACTCGCAACTCACAACTACTCCCGATACGTCGCCGTCGTCACGTCCGTCTCCCACACGGTGACTTCCTTCACCCGCACGCGGTCGTTGCTCGCCGAGATCACCTTCTTGTTGGTCTCCACGTAGAAATAGCGTGCCAGGTTCTCGGCCGACGGATTCAGCGTGGTGAAGGGCTCCACGTCGTTCATCATCTGGTGGTCGAGCCGCTCGATGGTCTCTTTCATCACGTCTTTGAGGTCCTTGAAGTCGAGCAGCAGGCCGGCATGGTCGAGGCGATCGCCGGCGAGCGTCACGCGGATCTTGTAGTTGTGGCCGTGCGGGTTCTCGCACTTGCCTTTGTAATTGCGCAAGTAGTGTCCGGCCGCGAAACTTCGCTCTACAGTGACTTCGAACATGGGTTTGTAATCTTCTATTGTAAAGCCCAAGAGCTTGAACCACGAAGGAGCAGAAGGACTTCAGCGCACGCCGAAGAACTCTTCCACCTTCGCGATGTCCGTCGTAGTGGTGTACTTCGGCAGGCTATCGAGGAAGACCCGGCCGTACTGCTTCTTGATGATGCGGTTGTCGAGCAGCGCGAGCAGTCCGCGGTCGTGCAATGAGCGGATGAGGCGGCCGAATCCCTGCTTCAGCGTGATCACCGCCGCCGGCACCTGGTATTGGAAGAAAGCGTTGCCGCCATCCGCGTTGATGGCGTTGATGCGCGCCGCGACCACCGGGTCGTTCGGTACCGCGAACGGCAGCCGGTCGATGATGACCGCGGACAACTGCTCGCCCTGCACGTCCACGCCCTGCCAGAACGACGCGGTGGCGAAGAGCACCGCGTTCGGCGTCGATCGAAACTCATCGAGCAGGGCCGACTTCGGCGCCGTCCCCTGCAACAGCATGGGATACTCCAGCTCGCCGAGCAGGCGGTCGTGCACTTCGTTCATCTGCGCGTAGCTGGTGAACAGGACGAAGGCGCGCCCGCGCGTGATCTCGAGCAGCTTGCGGATGCGGTCAGCGGCGCGCGCGGTGAACTGCGGCGTGCGCGGGTCGGGCAGGTCGGGCGGCACGTAGAGCACCGCCTGGCTCTCGTAGTCGAAGTGCGATGGCACCACCAGCGTGCGCGCGTGCTCCAATCCCAGGCGCGACGAGATGTACTCGAAGTTTCCCGAGACCGCGAGCGTAGCGGAGGTGAGCACGGCGGTCTCGAGCATCTCGAAAAGCGTCTGCCGCAGGATCTGCGAGACGTCGATGGGCGTGGCGGTGATGAAGACGTTGCCACCGGTGCGGTCTTTTCTGCGCGGGCCGCCGTCGCCGAACGAACGCCGTTCGATCCAGAAGACGGTGTTGCGGTCTTGCGACTCCATCACGAACCCGAGCGCGACCTTCAACTCCTCGCAGCGCCGGATGAGGTTGAAGACCTCTTCCGGTTTTTCCGGCAGGCCGCTGAGCTCGTGCGCGAGGCGTCCGGTGGCGTTGGCGAGGCCGAGGTATTCGTCACCATTCTCTTCCAGGAACTCGCGGCGGTTGTCGAAAGAAAAGCGTCCGTCGCCGGGAGGCAGCAGCGAGAAGAAGAACTGCGAGCGGTCGCGCAAGCGGACGATGGCCGTGCTGATCGAGGCGGAGAGCATCTGCTTCTGGCGCAGCGTGTTCTCGATGTCGCGCGCCAGTTCCGCGAACCGCAGGTTCGAGACCGAGACGCCGAAGTACGCGCCGGCAACGTCTTCGAGCTCGTGCGCTTCATCGAAGATGACAGCGCCGGCATCGGGCAGGATGCCCGCATCGGGCGCGCCCTCGGCCGCGCGCTTGATCGCGAGATCGGCGAAGAAAAGATGATGATTCACGATGATGATGTCGCTTTCGCTAGCCTTGCGCCGCATCTCGGTGATGAAGCAGCGTTCCCATTGCTGGCACTTCTGTCCGGTGCAGGCGTCGGTGCGCGCGTCGAGCTTGCCCCACACCGGCGAGTTCTCGGGCAGCGCGGCAAGTTCGGCGCGGTCGCCGGTCGCGGTGGTCTTCTCCCAGTCACGGATGATGCGGAAGTGCTCCACCTCATTCAGCCCGCTCAGGATGGGTGAGTCCTCGAGGTCGTAGACCTTTTGCCGGCAGAGATAATTGTTGCGCCCCTTCATGTAGCAGACGCGCAGCTTGCCGGTGATGCCTTCGAGGAAGGGAATGTCTTTCTGGTAGAGCTGCTCTTGCAGGTTCTTGGTTCCGGTGGAGATGATGACGCGCTTGCCGCTGCGGATAACGGGGACGAGATAGGCGAGCGTCTTGCCCGTCCCCGTACCCGCTTCGACGATGAGGTGGCGCTTGTCGGTGAGCGCTTTCTCCACCTCTTCGGCCATCTGGAGCTGCCCGCGCCGGAATTCGTATTGCTGATGCGAGCGCGAGAGCACGCCGTTAGGGCCGAAGAATCCGTAGAGCGAGCCGAGATGCGGCGCCGCCGCGGCGGCCGTGGGTTCGTGATTGGGCATGAAGAGTCTCTATAATACTTTCTTCTGCTTGCAGCACCTTTCTTTACGTTCCATGCCGCCCACCGCTAACTCGAACCTGCCCTTTGTCGCCATCGTCGGACGCCCCAACGTGGGAAAATCCACGTTGTTCAATCGCATCGTGGGCTCGCGGCGCGCCATCGTGGGAGACGAGCCCGGCATCACGCGCGACCGTCTCTACGCCCAGGCGGACTGGAACGGACGCGACTTCCGCGTGATCGATACCGGCGGCATCGTGCCCGACGACAAGGAGCTGATCCCCGCCGAGATCTTCCGGCACGCCAAGATGGCGCTCGACGAAGCCGCGGCCATCATCATGGTCGTCGACCTGCGCACCGAGCTGGCCGCACCCGACATCGAGCTCGCGCGCCTGCTCATCCGCATGGGCAAGCCGCTCTTCCTCGCCGTCAATAAAGTGGACGATCCCAAGCTCGAGCCCGAAGCGGAGAACTTCCGCCGTCTCGGCATCCGCAACGTCTTCCCCATCACCGCCGAGCACGGCACCGGCGTGGCTGAGCTGCTGGACGCGATCTTGGATGTCCTGCCACCACCAGAAGAGGAGCCGGTCACAGAGACTGAGCTTGACCCGTCTTTGGATAAATCCTCTTCCGAACCCCCGACCTCCGACGCCGAGATCAAGGTCGCGATCATCGGACGTCCCAACGTGGGCAAGTCCACTTTGCTGAACGCGCTGACCGGCGTGGACCGCGCCATCGTCTCGCCCATCCCCGGCACCACGCGGGACGCGGTGGACGAGCTCGTGATCCGCGACGAGCAGCGCTTCCGCTTCATCGATACCGCCGGCATTCGCCGCAAAGGCAAGACGCACCTGATGGCGGAAAAACTTTCCGTCGTGATGGCGCGCAAGCACTTGGAAGCTGCCGACGTCGCGTTGCTCATCGTGGACGCTACCGAAGGCGTGGAGAACGCCGAGCAGACCATCGGCGGTTACGCGCACGAGAGCGGCCGCTCCGTCATCGTGGTGGTGAACAAGTGGGACCTCGTCGGCCCGGGCGCCGATGGCAAACGTGCCGACGGCAAGCCGCCCGCCGACCGCGCCATCTATGAGCAGCAGGTGCGCGCGCATCTCAAGTTCCTGCCCTACGCGCCCGTGCTCTTCGTCTCTGCTCGCGAGAACAAAGGCGTAGAGCGCATCTATTCCACGCTCGCAGAAGTGGCGCGCGAGCGCTACAAGCGCATCGGAACGGGAGCGATGAACCGCTTCCTCGAGAAGGTGGACTTCGAGCGCGCCTCGGTGCCGTACAACCGCCGCGTGAAGATCTATTACATGACGCAGGTCGCAGTGGCGCCGCCCGCCTTCCTGCTCTTCACGAACAAGGAAATGAAGCTGCACTTCTCGTATGAGCGCTATATCGAGAATCGCATCCGTGAAGCCTTTGGGTTCGTAGGGACGCCGATACGCATCCGCGTGCGCGCGCGCGAGAAGCGCGAGTTCATCCCCAAACCCAAGCCGAAAAAGAAGAAGCGGCAATAGGCCGCTTCGCCACCGACGTTGTCAGGGCCGAACCGCAACTTCCGCCGCGACGGCGGCCATCTCACGAGGGAGGTTTTCACCATGAGACGCTCACCACGCCTGTTCATCGCTGCCGGCATCCTTATTGTTTCGCTGATCGGGTACTACATGAAACGCGAGGTGAACCCGGTCACCGGCGAGACCCAGCACATCTCGCTGACCGCTGACCAGGAAGTCGCGCTCGGCTTGCAGTCGGCGCCGGAGATGGCCGCGCAATTCGGCGGCGAGGATCCGGACCCGGCCGCGCAAGCGATGGTGCAGCGCGTGGGCGCGCAGGTGGTGCGCAATAGCGCTGCGCACGGAGCGCCGTACGAGTTTCACTTCACCTTGCTGCGCGATCCGGAGACGGTGAATGCCTTCGCGTTGCCCGGCGGTCCGGTGTTCATCACGCGCGGACTGTTCAAGCGTTTGGAGAACGAGGCGCAACTTGCGGGCGTGCTCGGCCATGAGGCGGGCCATGTGGTCGGCCGGCACGCCGCCGAGCACATCGCCAAGAACCAACTCGCGCAGGGCGTGGTGGGCGCGGTTGCCGTGGGCGCGTCCGACGACCAGGGCCACGGACGCAGCGCCGCGATGCTCGCCGCTTTCGCCGCACAGATGGCGCAGCTCAAGTACGGCCGCAACGACGAGCTCGAAGCCGACAGACTGGGCGTGAGGTTCATGTCGCAGGCCGGCTACGATCCGCGCGCGATGCTGCGCGTGATGCAGATCCTCGAGCAAAGCAGTAAGGGCGGCCGCCAGCCCGAGTTCATGAGCACGCATCCGGATCCTGGGAATCGCCAGGTGATGATCAAGGCAGAGATCGAGAAGCTCTATCCCCAGGGCGTGCCCTCGAACCTTACGCTGAACGGCGGGAAGCTCAAGGGCGGGGCCACGCCAGAGCAATGAGCAAGCACACCAGCTTCTGGAATCGAATCAGAGCTTCGGGAAAGTCGTGATCGAGATCGAGATCTAAGCGGGCGCGGGGCCAGGTTCAGGCGAGAGCACTGGTGGCGCGACCGGCGCGACGGGTGCGGCTGCCTCGGGATACATCACCAGCTCCATGGGCCGGAACCTGCGTGCGAAGAACTGGATGGCGTAAGCCTGGAAGAACGTCGCGGCGGGCACGGCGAGCAGTCCCATCAGGAAGAACAACACGACGAGCGCCACCAGTCCGACCACGACGGCGAACGCGATGGCCAACGCGGTGCTCGCAGAGTGCAATCCGGCGACGAGCAGCGCGATCACGATGCCGGCGGGCAGCGCGATGAAGACCAGCAGGAGCAACATCACCATCATCATCGCGAATCCCGCGCCGATCCCGAGCACGATCTTCATCCCGATATAGGCGAGGTAAGAGAGCGGGTCGGCGGCGATCATCCGGCGCAACGTGCCCCAACCATCCATCGCACCCACGCCATCGAACGCCATGATGGGGATCACGAAATCCTTGGTCAGGACGAAGACCAGCGCCGCCGCCACCAGCGCTGCGATCCCGATGAGCGCGCCGATGACGATGAGCAGGATGCCGCCGGCTCCGGCCGCACCTTTCATCATCGCCATGCCGCCCACGATGAGCAACACGATCAGTCCGCCGCACGCGACCACCACCAGCAGGAAGCCGAGCGACCACCAGAAGAAGCGGGTGCCATGCGCTTGCCAGCGTTCAAAGCCCTCGCGTAAGCGGTAGCGCCCGGTGAGGATGGCGTCGAACTGCACGAAGCGAAAGACGCAGCCTAAGTACATGAAGATGATGCCTACGATCAGGACCGCCACCACCGCCCCGGCGATCACTCCCGGGGCGATCCCGCTGAAGGGACTCGCTGCGGCGAGAAAGTCGTGTCCGCTCTTGCTTCGCGTGTTCCAGTCGGTCGGGATATTGAAGTTGCCGCCGGAGACCTCGCCGGTCATGAACGCCAGGAACGCCATCCGCCACCAGAATGCCCAGCGAAAGGGGCGGATCAGCAAGTCCAGCGCGCGCGTCCAGGCGGGCGTGATCGCGTCGATCGCGTTGAGTGGGGCTGCCATGGCAGGAGTGTTCGGTTGAAATTACTGCCGCTGCGGCGCGGAGTCCAGAGATTTTCCTGGCGGGGGACGGCGGGAGTCCCCGGTCGCCCTCGCTAGCCAGCGACCGAAGGACTTGCGACCGGCGCAGTTGAGCCAGCCAGCCACGCCTCGCACGCCGCCAGCGCGCGTTCACACTGGATGCGGTGGCGCTCACGCTTGTCGCGCACCTTGCGCCGCGTCTCTTCGTCGAGGGCTGGCAGCAGGTCGAAGGTGATGTTGGCCGGCTGGAATCCCTTCGCCGACGCGTGCGTGATGTAGTGGACGAGCGAACCGAGCGCGGTCTCGCGCGGCGGTGCGGCAGGTTCCTCGCCCGTGAGTAAGGCCGCCGCGTTCATCCCCGCGAGCAAGCCGGCGGCGATCGATTCGGTGTAGCCCTCCACCCCGCAGATCTGTCCGGCGAAGAGCACGCGGGGATGGGCGCGCATCGCGAGCGTCGCGGTCAGCAGCGTGGGCGCGTTGATATAAGTGTTGCGATGGATCTGGCCGTAGCGCAAGAATCTCGCGCTCTCGAGCCCGGGGATGAGCCGCAGCACGCGCGCTTGCTCGCCATACTTCAAATGGTTTTGGAAGCCGACGAGGTTGTAGGAGTCCGCGCGCAGGTTCTCCTGGCGCAGCTGGACGACGGCGTAGGCTTGCCGGCCGGTGCGCGGATCGCAGAGTCCCACCGGCTTCATCGGACCAAAGCGCAGTGTGTCGCGGCCGCGGCGCGCGATCTCTTCGATGGGGAGACAGGACTCGAAGTAGTTCAGGCGCTCCCAATCTTTTTCTTCGACCGCTTGCGCGGCGACGAGCGCGTCGTAGAAACGGTCATACTCGTCCTTGGTGAACGGGCAGTTGATGTAGTCGGCGGTACCCTTGCCGTAGCGCGCGGCGAGATAGACGCGCGACATGTCGATGGACTCGGCCTCGACGATGGGCGAGATGGAGTCGTAGAAATAAAGATGCTGGCTGCCCGAGAGGCGCGCGATCTCCTGCGCGAGGGCGTCGGAGGTGAGCGGGCCGGTGGCGACGATGGTGATGCCGCCGCCTTCGGTTTCGTCAATGCGCGTGACCTCTGCGCGCAATATCTTGATGAGCGGCTCGCGGCTGATGGCTTCCGTCACCCGCGCGGCAAAGACCTCGCGGTCCACAGCGAGCGCGTGTCCGGCTGGGACAGCCGTGGCGCGCGCGATCTCGAGCAGTAGCGACCCGGCGCGGCGCATCTCCTGCTTCAGCAGCCAGGGCGCGGTGTTCTCGCTCTCACTTTTCAGTGAGTTCGAGCAGACCAGCTCGGCGAAGTTGTCTGTCTGGTGTGCCGGCGTCTGCCGCACGGGACGCATCTCGCACAACTCCACCGCCACGCCCCGGCGCGCAAGCTGCCACGCGGCTTCGCAGCCGGCGAGGCCGGCGCCGATGATGCGGACGCGCGTCACTTGGCTTCCATCCGCGCTCATCATTCTTCCGCCAGCTTCCTCATCGGGTCTCCGATGATGCGCACCGTCAACCAATCTTTCTGCAGCTCCGCGCCGAGCGACTCGTAGAAATCGATGGCCGGCTGGTTCCAATCGAGCACTACCCACTTCATGCCGTAGCACTGCTTCTTCACCGCGATGTGCGCCAGCTCGCGCAGCAGCGCTTTGCCAACACCCTTGCCCCGGACCTCCGGCCGTACGAACAGGTCTTCGAGGTAGAGTCCCCAGCGCCCGAGCCAGGTCGAGTAATTGAAAAAATAGAGCGCGAAGCCGGAGGGCTTGCCCTCCCACTCGGCGATCACGCACCAGAACTTCGGCGGGGCGCCGAGAGCGGGGAAGCCGTCGCGCAGAATGTCTTCTTTGCTGACGATGGCTTGCTCGGGCGCGCGCTCGTATTCCGCCAGCTCGCGGATGAACTCGACGATGAGCGCGGCGTCTTTCGCGGTGGCGGGGCGGATGGTCAGCATGGCTGTAGGAATGCGTGCAGGGTGGATGTCAGGTTTGATTATACGAGGCGCATCGGCGCGCTGGAGGGTTGCGAAGAGTCACAGGATCACGCGCTCGTCGCCCACGCGCTTGGTCACGCGCTCGCGGTCCAGCCACTCCAGTAGCGGGATGGCGTACTTGCGCGAGACGCCGGTAAGGTCCTTGAACTTCGCCACATCGATCTTCTGCGCATCCTTCTTATAGGCGGCGATCTGGTCGCGCAGCCCGGCGAGCGCCGCCTGGTGGAAGACCAGGTCGTCGCCCAGCTTCACCAGCACCTTATCGCGCAGCAGCAGCGTGACGATCTTCTGCGCGCGCGTCTTGTCGAGTTTCACGCCGGCGAGCACGTCTTTGAGCGCGGGAACCTTCAACCCCGCGCTCGCGAACGCCTGCTCGATCACGCGCTTCGATTCCGATTCCTCATCCTTCATAGTGACGCCGCCGCCCGCGGCCCGCACCTGCTCGCCGGCAACCTCGATCGCGCCCTGCCGGGCGAGCGCGCGCAGCACGCCCTCGAAGACTTCTGCCGGTATGCCGAGCCGTGTGCGCAGGTCTTCTTTGTTCATCCCCGCGACCAGCGGGTTCTTGCTGTGGAAGTCGGTGATGCCGTTCTGCACCAGCTTGCGCGCCTCGGCGTAGGCCGGGGTATCCACTAGGTGCGTGCCATGTTTCACGATGCGGTGGACCGCATTGAGCGCAGACACAACGGCGGTGGTGCGCTCGGCCGTCCATCCCGTCTCGGCCATCAGCTCGCGCAGCGTGAGCCCTTGGACGCCGCGGCGGGCCAGGCGTGCCACCACGATGTCTTCGGGCGCTCCGTTCGCGAGCGTGGCCAAAAATGCTTTGCGCTGCTCCGCCGATATCTTTTTTCGCTGTTTGCGCGAATCAGCGAGCGGGTCAGCATCGAGCACCACGCCGCCGCCGATGGTCACCACCGGCGAGAACTGTCGCAGGATGAAGCGGTCGCCGGGCAGCAGCAGTGTGGGCTCAGCGAGTTGAAGACGCGCGAAGCCGGTCGTGCCCGGCGCGAGCTGCTTTTCGTCGTCGATCAAGAGCGCGACGTCGGCGATGGTCTCCGCGGTGTAGGCGTGGAAGTGGACGCGGGCGCGGTCCTTCAGCGGCTTGGCCGACTTGAGCAGCGCTAGCTCGACATCCAGGTGTTTGGTCGCGTGGAGCACTCCCGGCGGCGCCAGTGGCGCCAGTATCATGCCGCGCGCGAGTTCGGATTTCTCGATGCCGGCGAGGTTGAGCGCCGTCCGCTGGCCGGCGCTGGCTTGCTCGGCTGCCGCGCCGTGCACCTGCACGCCGCGTACGCGACGCCTCTTCCCGCCGGGAAAGACTTCGACCTCATCTTCCTTCTTTACCGAACCACTGATCAGGGTGCCGGTGACGACCGTCCCATGGCCCTTCATCGTAAAAACGCGATCGATGGGAAGACGAAAGACCGCGCTCGCGTCGCGCGCCGGGACTTCGGCGGCCACCCGCGCCAGCTCGCGCTTGAGTTCGCTGAGCCCGGTCGCTTTGAGCGACGATACCGGGACGATGGGCGCGCCCTCGAGGAACGACCCACGCAGGAAATCTTCGACCTCGAGCCGGACGACGTCGAGGGTCTCGCGGTCCACGAGGTCGGACTTGGTGAGCGCGACCAGGCCACGCTTCACCGCGAGCAGGCGCGCGATGTCGAAGTGCTCGCGCGTCTGTGGTTTGATGCCCTCGTCGGCGGCGATGACGAGCAGCACCAGGTCGATGCCGCCCACGCCCGCCAGCATGTTGCGCACGAACTTCTCGTGCCCGGGAACGTCGATGAACCCGATCCTTATTTTGGGTGGGCCTTCGAGTTCGAGGTGGGCGAAGCCGATGTCGATGGTGATGCCGCGGCGTTTCTCCTCGGCCAGGCGGTCGGCGTCGATGCCGGTCAGCGCTTTGACCAGCGCAGTCTTCCCATGATCGATGTGTCCGGCGGTGCCGAGAATGACGGATCTCACGCTCACGGGATGCAGTCTACAATCCATGAGCATGGAACGCGACCGCCGTCCGCTCTACTTCTGGCTGCTCTTCGCCGTGGCAGATGCGCTGATCTCCACCTACTACTGGCCGCGAGTGCCGGAAATGATGGCGCAGCACTTCGATGGCGCAGGACATCCCAACGGCTGGGCCACGAAATCCGGCTTCTTCATCTTTATGGGAATGCTGATCGCCGGCCTGGGCGTGGTCTTCTTCGGACTGCCGAAGCTGCTGCGCAAGCTGCCCTTCGCGCTCGTCAATATCCCGTACAAGAGCTACTGGGAAGCCACGCCGGAGCGGCAGAAGCGGGCGTGGGACATGACCGAACAGCAGATGAACTGGTTCGCGGTCGCCCTCAACGCGCTGCTCACCTTCACGCTGTACCTCACGCTCGCCGCTAACCTGCGCCCCGGCCGCAGGCTCGACAGCCCTACGCTCATCGCCGCGCTGATCGCTTTCGTCGGCTTCACGGTGGGATGGATGGTCTTGTTCATCCGCCGGTTCAAGCCGCCGGAAACGCCGGAAACGCCGGAGACGCCGTAAACGGGTGAGCCGGGAGCGAGCGCTGGACCGCGCGAGCGCAGGGCGAGGGGTGACGCAGCCAAGCTGAGCCCGGCCGGGCGTAGGCGAGGAGCGTTGCGGCGCCCCTTGAAATGAAGAACCCGGCTCGCTGGTTGGCGGCGCCGGGTCAAGCCTGCACTGCATGTTTCAGGACAGGTACTGCGTTACTTGAAGAGTCTGATGCAGGTGTGCTGCCGCGGGGTTGGAGTTCGAGCCCACTCCAGCCGGCCTTGCTTCTTTGCAGAAGCGATGGCTAACTCATTATTTCGCTTTACTTTCGCCCCGTGATCCGTTACTCTCGTCTCGTCCGTCCCACGCCGGAACGTCACCGCTCCTTCTCATCTTGCCGGATGTTGACCACCTCGCCATATTTCTCGCTCGCCATGCCGCTTCGATGGGTTTGGATCACGCCGAGACCCGACCGAGATCGAAGCGAGATCTGGACCGAGACCAGGCCGGGATCTGGAGCGGGATCAACTACCCCTAAGCTCATGAAAACATTAGCAGAAGACGGTTGGGCGCTCCTAGGGGGGAGGGAACACCATCCGGCGGTTTACCTTTCGGTAAATCTCCTGCGATAGCGATGCTCGCCGCGGTCGAGCGCGAGCTTGCCGCCCGTGCGAAAATAAGACTTCCCCATATGCCTACCACGCCCGCCGCCGCCGTCGCCATCACCCCCGAAGTCGTCGCCGAGCATGGCATCACGCCCGACGAATACAAGAAGGTCCTGAAGTGGCTCGGCCGGGAGCCTTCGCTCACCGAGCTGGGCATCTTCAGCGTGATGTGGAGTGAGCACTGCTCGTATAAATCGTCGCGCATCTACCTGAAGCGCCTGCCCACGCGCTCGAAGCTGGTAGTGCAGGGACCGGGCGAGAACGCTGGCATCATCGACATCGGCGAGGGCTGGGCGTGTGCCTTCAAGATCGAGTCGCACAACCATCCTTCGTTCATCGAGCCATTCCAGGGCGCGGCGACGGGCGTGGGCGGCATCCTGCGCGACATCTTTACCATGGGCGCGCGGCCCATCGCGGTCATGGACTCGCTGCGCTTCGGGCCGATCGTTGCTTCGGCGCGCAGCGCAGCTGCGCAGAAACGCCCGGGCATCGACCACGCCACATTGCACAAGAATCATGCGCTGCTAGAAGGCGTGGTCAGCGGCATCGCGCACTACGGTAACTGCTTTGGCGTCCCCAACCTCGGCGGCGAGACGAAATTCGAAGACTGCTACTCGCAGAACCCGCTGGTGAACGCGTTCGCGCTCGGGATCGTGCGGCGCGACCAGATCTTTTACGCCAAGGCCGCCGGCGTGGGGAACCCGGTGATCTACGTGGGAGCGAAGACCGGGCGCGACGGCATTCACGGCGCCACCATGGCGTCGGAAGAATTCAGCGAAGGGTCACAGGCGAAGCGTCCGAACGTCCAGGTGGGCGACCCGTTCCTGGAAAAACTTCTGCTCGAGGCGTGCCTCGAAGCCATGCACTCCGGCGCGGTCGTCGGCATACAAGATATGGGCGCCGCCGGCCTTACCTGTTCGACCTGTGAGATGGGCGGGCGCGGCAACGTTGGCCTGGAGATCGAACTCGATAAAGTCCCGCAGCGCGAGACGGGGATGAACGCCTACGAGATCATGCTCTCGGAATCGCAGGAGCGCATGCTGCTCGTCGCCGACAAGGGCCGCGAGCAGGAAGTGCTCGACATCTTTGCGAAGTGGGGCCTCGATGCCGTCAAGATCGGCCATGTGATCTCCGACCCGAAGATGCGCGTCTTCGAGCACGGCCAGCTGGTTGCCGAGATCCCCAACGCCGCGCTCACCGACGATGCTCCTGTCTACCAGCGTCCGCTGGAGCGGATGGATGCTGTCCCGAAGTTTCCGCGCGAGATGCCCGCGGCGATCGACCTCAGCGCCGAACGCGACCTCGGCGCGGACCTGAAGAGCATGCTCGCCGCGCCGAACATCTGCTCCAAGCGGCGCATCCACCAGCAGTATGACTCGATGGTACAGACCAACACGGTGGAAGGTCCCGGACTCGAAGCCGGGGTGGTCCGCATCAAGGGAACGAACCGCGCGCTCGCCATGGCGCTCGATGGCAACGGACGCTGGTGCTACCTCGATCCTAAGCTGGGCGCGATGCACGCCGTGGCCGAGGCCGCGCGCAACGTGGCGTGCACCGGGGCGCGTCCCGTGGCCGCCACCAACTGCCTGAACTTCGGCAGTCCGGAGAAACCGGGGACGATGTGGCAGTTCGCGCAGGTGATCGACGGCATCACGCGGGCCTGCGAAGAACTGGAAACACCGATCACCGGTGGCAACGTGAGTTTCTACAACGAGACGCTCGGCGAAGGTATTTGGCCAACGCCCGTGATCGGCGTGGTCGGCATCCTCGACGATGTGCACCGCGCGACGCCTTCCCACTTCCGGGAATCTGGGCGTGCCATTCTGCTGCTGCGCGGCTCCGAGGCGGGCGACGCGACCGATGTGGAGCAGGAATTCGGCTCCAGCGAATACGCCAAGCAGGTGCTGGGCGCGATCTGGGGATTCCCGCCGGCGCTCGAGATCGAGCGCGAGCACGGGTTGCAGCGCGCCATCGTAAGACTCATTCGCGATGGCCTGATCGAGAGCGCGCACGACTGTTCCGACGGTGGGTTAGCCGTAACGCTCGCCGAGGCCAGCTTTGGGAGCGACGTTGGAGCGGCAGTGGACCTGACTGGTAACCGGCTGCCACCGGCGGCGGTGCTCTACGGCGAAGACGCCAGCCGCATCGTGATTTCTTGCGACGAAAAGAACGTCGAGACCATCCAAAATACTGCGCTAGAATATGGCGTAGCAGCGGACCTCCTCGGCCACACGGCAACCGAACAATTCAGCATCACCGTAGACGGCCAGCCAGTCGTGAGGGCGAAGGTGTCGGAACTGAAGGCTATTTGGGAGTCCGCGCTGGACCGGGCGCTGCACGCGGGAACGGAAGAGCACCTGGTGCCAGACGTGTTGCAGAAGAGCTGAGGCGTCATGAAGGTTCGCGACGTCATCAAGCTCGTCGAGCAGGATGGTTGGAGAGTGGCAAGGACGAGGGGAAGTCATCGGCAATATGTTCACCCCTCGAAGGGTGGGGTGGTGACGGTCGCAGGCCACCCGTCACAGGATCTGCATCCGAAAACGTACGGGACGATACTTCGGCAGGCGGGACTCAAAAAACAATGAGATACGCAGTCATTTATCACAAGACGCGGAGTGGTTAC contains:
- a CDS encoding GNAT family N-acetyltransferase, producing the protein MLTIRPATAKDAALIVEFIRELAEYERAPEQAIVSKEDILRDGFPALGAPPKFWCVIAEWEGKPSGFALYFFNYSTWLGRWGLYLEDLFVRPEVRGKGVGKALLRELAHIAVKKQCYGMKWVVLDWNQPAIDFYESLGAELQKDWLTVRIIGDPMRKLAEE
- the trmFO gene encoding methylenetetrahydrofolate--tRNA-(uracil(54)-C(5))-methyltransferase (FADH(2)-oxidizing) TrmFO, with amino-acid sequence MTRVRIIGAGLAGCEAAWQLARRGVAVELCEMRPVRQTPAHQTDNFAELVCSNSLKSESENTAPWLLKQEMRRAGSLLLEIARATAVPAGHALAVDREVFAARVTEAISREPLIKILRAEVTRIDETEGGGITIVATGPLTSDALAQEIARLSGSQHLYFYDSISPIVEAESIDMSRVYLAARYGKGTADYINCPFTKDEYDRFYDALVAAQAVEEKDWERLNYFESCLPIEEIARRGRDTLRFGPMKPVGLCDPRTGRQAYAVVQLRQENLRADSYNLVGFQNHLKYGEQARVLRLIPGLESARFLRYGQIHRNTYINAPTLLTATLAMRAHPRVLFAGQICGVEGYTESIAAGLLAGMNAAALLTGEEPAAPPRETALGSLVHYITHASAKGFQPANITFDLLPALDEETRRKVRDKRERHRIQCERALAACEAWLAGSTAPVASPSVAG
- the selB gene encoding selenocysteine-specific translation elongation factor: MSVRSVILGTAGHIDHGKTALVKALTGIDADRLAEEKRRGITIDIGFAHLELEGPPKIRIGFIDVPGHEKFVRNMLAGVGGIDLVLLVIAADEGIKPQTREHFDIARLLAVKRGLVALTKSDLVDRETLDVVRLEVEDFLRGSFLEGAPIVPVSSLKATGLSELKRELARVAAEVPARDASAVFRLPIDRVFTMKGHGTVVTGTLISGSVKKEDEVEVFPGGKRRRVRGVQVHGAAAEQASAGQRTALNLAGIEKSELARGMILAPLAPPGVLHATKHLDVELALLKSAKPLKDRARVHFHAYTAETIADVALLIDDEKQLAPGTTGFARLQLAEPTLLLPGDRFILRQFSPVVTIGGGVVLDADPLADSRKQRKKISAEQRKAFLATLANGAPEDIVVARLARRGVQGLTLRELMAETGWTAERTTAVVSALNAVHRIVKHGTHLVDTPAYAEARKLVQNGITDFHSKNPLVAGMNKEDLRTRLGIPAEVFEGVLRALARQGAIEVAGEQVRAAGGGVTMKDEESESKRVIEQAFASAGLKVPALKDVLAGVKLDKTRAQKIVTLLLRDKVLVKLGDDLVFHQAALAGLRDQIAAYKKDAQKIDVAKFKDLTGVSRKYAIPLLEWLDRERVTKRVGDERVIL
- a CDS encoding DUF1648 domain-containing protein, with amino-acid sequence MERDRRPLYFWLLFAVADALISTYYWPRVPEMMAQHFDGAGHPNGWATKSGFFIFMGMLIAGLGVVFFGLPKLLRKLPFALVNIPYKSYWEATPERQKRAWDMTEQQMNWFAVALNALLTFTLYLTLAANLRPGRRLDSPTLIAALIAFVGFTVGWMVLFIRRFKPPETPETPETP